In Gossypium arboreum isolate Shixiya-1 chromosome 5, ASM2569848v2, whole genome shotgun sequence, a single genomic region encodes these proteins:
- the LOC108453409 gene encoding mechanosensitive ion channel protein 8-like isoform X2 → MEPLRKSLKSYCSSAKQQQNPEQQPLLVHSDDSHTAESFDARKQREEVVVNIDDCSDAAVKENGNNTSRVQQPSGSSKKSKVSFHEVLTEAVRQKSKDVSGQAPQWSSGLGGGQFLRCDSTDYLRQNSWRQLVNKTKSRLLDPLEDRYGRSNSMYSEDEFKENNNDEGDNPDEYKALKFNLLTILQWLSLVLIIAALVCSVSIPGIKSLRLCDLQLWKWEIMVLALICGRLVSGWGIRLVVILIERNFLLRKRVLYFVYGLRKPVQNSLWLGLVLLVWRLIINDKVQEETDSKVLPYVTKILICFLVATLIWLVKTLLVKVLASSFHVKTFFDRIQEALFNQHVLEILSGPPLFDKEEEQDNEPEIEDSQNTSTLPPRTEAAQKTSKVKNSPRISKLISKRKAENIQLDHLQKLNQKNISAWNMRRMINMVSRRNLTTLDEQILNCERDDESSVQIRSEHQANEAANKIFQNVAKPESQYIYITDLMRFMGRDEAIKALQVFGAGSEDEEINKASLTNWLVNAFRDRKALALSLNDTKTAVDELHNMLNIVVAIIIIIIWLIILGIPVSHFLVFISSQLLLVVFIFGNTCKTVFEAIIFLFIMHPFDVGDRCEVDGVQMVVEEMNILTTVFLRYDGQKLVYPNSLLSTKPIGNFYRSPDMVETLQFCIHVSTPPEKIATMKERIIGYIESREHHWHRNPLLVVTDVEEMNKLKFSVSSKHKMNYQNMAERWIRRGHLLEETIKILKELDIEYRLLPMDVNVRNMPNLVSHRLPSNWSTCLS, encoded by the exons ATGGAACCCTTGAGAAAGTCTTTGAAATCATACTGTTCTAGTGCAAAACAGCAACAAAACCCTGAACAGCAACCTCTCCTGGTTCACTCCGACGACAGTCATACGGCAGAGTCCTTTGATGCTCGCAAGCAGAGAGAAGAAGTGGTCGTCAACATAGACGACTGCAGCGATGCTGCTGTCAAGGAAAATGGGAACAACACCTCAAGGGTTCAACAACCTTCAGGTTCATCCAAGAAATCCAAAGTTTCATTTCATGAAGTGTTGACTGAAGCTGTGAGGCAAAAGAGCAAGGACGTCTCAGGCCAAGCACCCCAGTGGTCTTCTGGTTTGGGTGGAGGACAGTTTTTGAGGTGTGATTCAACTGATTATCTTCGTCAAAACTCATGGAGGCAATTGGTGAATAAAACCAAGTCCAGGTTGCTTGACCCACTTGAGGACCGATATGGAAGGAGCAACAGTATGTACTCTGAAGACGAGTTCAAAGAAAATAACAATGACGAGGGAGACAATCCAGATGAATACAAGGCACTGAAGTTCAATTTACTGACgatacttcagtggttaagtctGGTTCTAATTATAGCAGCCTTAGTTTGTAGTGTCTCCATCCCTGGTATCAAAAGTCTAAGGCTTTGTGACCTTCAGTTATGGAAATGGGAGATAATGGTTTTGGCATTAATCTGTGGACGACTTGTTTCGGGATGGGGAATCCGATTAGTTGTGATCCTCATCGAGCGCAATTTTCTTCTGCGAAAACGAGTTCTCTATTTCGTGTATGGATTGAGAAAACCTGTTCAGAACAGCCTCTGGTTAGGTCTCGTATTGCTGGTGTGGCGTTTGATAATAAATGACAAAGTCCAGGAGGAGACCGACAGCAAGGTGTTACCATACGTAACCAAGATTCTCATATGTTTCTTGGTGGCTACCTTGATATGGCTCGTCAAAACCCTCCTTGTTAAAGTCCTTGCTTCATCATTCCATGTAAAAACCTTCTTTGACAGGATCCAGGAAGCTCTTTTCAATCAACACGTCCTTGAGATACTCTCTGGTCCTCCCTTGTTTGACAAAGAAGAAGAACAGGATAATGAACCCGAGATTGAGGACTCACAAAATACCAGCACCCTTCCTCCAAGGACTGAGGCAGCACAAAAAACCAGTAAGGTCAAGAATAGTCCCAGGATTTCAAAGCTAATATCTAAGAGGAAAGCTGAGAATATCCAACTCGACCACCTTCAGAAGCTGAATCAGAAGAATATATCAGCTTGGAATATGAGGAGGATGATTAATATGGTTAGCCGCAGGAACTTGACTACCCTGGATGAGCAGATACTCAACTGTGAGAGAGATGATGAATCATCAGTGCAGATTAGAAGTGAACACCAAGCAAACGAAGCAGCTAACAAGATTTTCCAGAATGTTGCTAAGCCAGAGTCTCA ATACATTTACATTACAGACCTTATGCGCTTTATGGGTCGAGATGAAGCTATAAAGGCATTGCAAGTCTTCGGAGCAGGAAGTGAAGACGAAGAAATCAACAAGGCATCTCTCACCAATTGGCTG GTCAATGCCTTCAGAGACCGAAAAGCACTTGCATTGTCCCTAAATGACACAAAAACTGCCGTGGATGAACTCCACAACATGTTGAACATCGTAGTAGCCATTATCATTATCATAATTTGGCTCATCATACTAGGAATCCCTGTCTCCCACTTCCTTGTTTTCATAAGCTCACAACTTCTTTTGGTGGTGTTTATCTTCGGGAATACATGCAAGACTGTATTTGAAGCAATAATCTTTTTATTCATTATGCATCCATTCGATGTGGGTGATCGCTGCGAGGTGGATGGAGTGCAG ATGGTAGTAGAAGAAATGAATATATTAACCACAGTGTTCTTAAGGTATGATGGCCAAAAGCTTGTATATCCGAACAGCTTATTGTCTACCAAGCCCATCGGAAACTTCTACCGAAGTCCAGACATGGTTGAAACACTTCAATTTTGCATCCATGTTTCAACTCCACCAGAGAAGATTGCCACCATGAAAGAAAGAATTATTGG GTACATAGAGAGCAGGGAGCACCACTGGCATCGTAACCCACTGCTGGTTGTCACGGATGTAGAAGAGATGAACAAGCTGAAGTTTTCGGTATCGTCGAAGCACAAAATGAACTACCAAAACATGGCGGAGAGATGGATTAGGAGAGGCCATTTACTTGAAGAAACGATTAAAATACTTAAAGAGCTTGACATTGAATATCGGTTGCTGCCTATGGATGTGAATGTGAGGAACATGCCTAATTTGGTTTCACACAGGCTGCCTTCAAATTGGAGTACTTGTCTTAGCTAA
- the LOC108453410 gene encoding serine/threonine-protein kinase STY46-like: MVMADTESCSSRAVDFAPSQRRKQREKIEVYNEVLCRLRDLNIEESTFPAFEDELWAHFSRLPTRYALDVNVERAEDVLMHKRLLSKAHDPSGRPAIQVRLVQLRSAMDGSQVESVHMKFTGKADAQCSDYPNKKRVHPPPAFGTSSDLEFVHNAKRVVKDMEVMFSARPIHYRLMHEITISTNDKPKLLAQLTSLLSELGLNIREAHAFSTTDGYSLDVFVVDGWALEDTEQLRNVLVKEISKVEKLSSVRSHAINHVRELEKTGNKLNSSHVNMPGSGNDVWEIDTSLLKYESKLASCSYGDLYKGTFYGQDVAIKVLRIEHLNENLRREFTQEVNIMRKIQHKNVVQFFGACTTPPNLCIVTEFMSGGSIYDLLHKQKSGFKLPLLLKLAIDVSEGMSYLHQNGIMHRDLKAANLLMDENGVVKIADFGVARVQAQPGVMTAETGTYRWMAPEVIEHKPYDHKADVFSFGVVLWEMLTGKLPYENLTPLQAAVGVVQKGLRPVIPQYTRPKFVELLERCWQQDPSLRPEFSEITNLLEDLASR, encoded by the exons ATGGTAATGGCGGATACGGAGAGTTGCAGTAGTAGAGCGGTGGATTTCGCGCCGAGTCAGAGACGAAAACAGAGAGAAAAGATTGAAGTGTATAATGAAGTTCTTTGTCGACTTAGGGACTTGAATATTGAGGAGTCAACGTTCCCTGCCTTTGAAGATGAACTTTGGGCTCATTTCTCTAGACTTCCTACTAG GTATGCACTAGATGTAAATGTGGAGAGGGCAGAAGATGTTCTTATGCACAAAAGATTACTTTCTAAGGCACATGATCCTTCTGGCAGACCTGCGATCCAAGTTCGGCTTGTGCAA CTTCGTTCTGCCATGGATGGAAGCCAGGTTGAGTCGGTGCATATGAAGTTTACAGGAAAAGCTGATGCCCAGTGTTCAGATTATCCCAATAAAAAGAG GGTGCATCCGCCACCTGCCTTTGGCACATCATCAGATCTTGAGTTTGTGCATAATGCTAAAAGAGTGGTTAAAGACATGGAAGTTATGTTTAGTGCTAGACCAATTCACTATCG GCTGATGCATGAGATCACTATTTCAACAAATGACAAACCAAAACTTCTAGCACAG TTGACTTCTTTATTGTCTGAACTTGGGTTGAACATTCGGGAAGCACATGCTTTTTCCACGACAGATGGCTATTCCTTGGATGTGTTTGTTGTTGATGGTTGGGCACTTGAG GATACCGAGCAGCTCAGAAATGTATTGGTAAAGGAGATATCCAAAGTTGAG AAGCTTTCCTCTGTAAGATCTCATGCAATAAATCATGTTAGGGAGCTAGAGAAAACTGGAAACAAACTTAACTCCAGTCATGTAAACATGCCTGGTAGTGGAAATGATGTTTGGGAAATTGATACTAGCCTGTTGAAGTATGAAAGCAAATTGGCTTCCTGCTCCTATGGTGATTT GTATAAAGGTACTTTTTATGGTCAAGATGTAGCTATCAAAGTTCTTAGGATAGAGCATCTAAATGAGAACCTCCGAAGGGAATTTACTCAAGAAGTTAATATCATGAG GAAAATTCAGCACAAGAATGTTGTTCAATTCTTCGGTGCATGTACAACCCCTCCTAACCTGTGCATTGTGACAG AGTTTATGTCTGGTGGAAGCATTTACGACCTTCTGCATAAACAAAAATCTGGTTTTAAGCTTCCATTATTACTCAAACTAGCAATTGATGTTTCTGAGGGAATGAGCTACTTGCATCAAAATGGTATAATGCATAGAGATTTGAAAGCTGCCAATCTTTTGATGGATGAAAATGGA GTGGTCAAGATAGCTGATTTTGGTGTTGCCAGGGTGCAAGCTCAGCCAGGTGTGATGACTGCTGAAACAGGAACATATCGTTGGATGGCTCCAGAG GTGATTGAACACAAACCTTATGATCACAAGGCTGATGTTTTTAGTTTTGGAGTCGTGCTATGGGAAATGCTTACTGGAAAG CTACCATACGAGAATTTAACACCCTTACAAGCAGCGGTGGGCGTAGTCCAGAAG GGTCTAAGGCCTGTTATTCCTCAGTATACTCGACCAAAATTTGTAGAGCTGCTGGAGAGATGCTGGCAACAGGATCCATCTCTACGACCTGAATTTTCTGAAATAACAAATCTTTTGGAAGACTTAGCCAGTAGATAA
- the LOC108452374 gene encoding high mobility group B protein 9 gives MDSGSKTTPPSVKAKGRNGVVEKKEYPDSLTSHEEVVKDPIVFWDTLRRFHFIMGTKFMIPVIGGKELDLHVLYVEATKRGGYEKVVSEKKWREVGSVFKFSPTTTSASFVLRKHYFSLLYHYEQVHFFKMKGPLNTPTVASPVNDPSCRPELALVEYSPQPTRESPDPLIEGTSCFSVTGTIEGKFDCGYLISVRLGSEVLSGVLYHPQHPVSEYSNAIVPYKQVRSARHSRRRRSRRAGDPSYPKPNRSGYNFFFAEKHYKLKSLYPNREREFTKMIGESWNSLSPEERMVYQNIGLKDKERYRRELKEYKERLKLRQEGGEVDKPHY, from the exons ATGGACAGTGGCAGCAAAACAACTCCTCCTTCCGTGAAAGCCAAGGGTCGAAATGGGGTTGTTGAGAAGAAAGAGTACCCGGATTCTCTTACCTCTCATGAGGAAGTTGTTAAGGACCCTATCGTTTTCTGGGATACTCTCAGGCGCTTTCATTTCATCATGGGCACCAAGTTCAT GATTCCTGTGATTGGAGGAAAGGAGCTAGATTTACATGTTCTGTATGTAGAAGCCACCAAAAGGGGTGGTTATGAGAAG GTAGTTTCAGAGAAGAAATGGAGGGAAGTGGGAAGTGTTTTCAAGTTCTCTCCAACGACGACGAGTGCATCTTTCGTGCTTAGAAAACACTACTTCAGCCTTCTTTACCATTACGAACAGGTTCATTTTTTTAAGATGAAGGGTCCTCTCAACACTCCTACAG TTGCATCTCCTGTCAACGACCCTTCATGCAGGCCTGAACTGGCTCTCGTGGAATATTCCCCTCAACCGACAAGAGAATCCCCAGATCCACTTATTGAAG GAACTTCTTGTTTCTCAGTTACGGGAACGATCGAAGGGAAGTTCGATTGTGGTTATTTGATATCTGTGAGGTTGGGTTCCGAGGTTCTTAGTGGAGTGCTTTACCATCCACAACACCCAGTTTCTGAATATAGCAATGCCATTGTCCCATACAAGCAAGTTCGCAGCGCTCGCCattcaaggaggaggagaagcaGAAGGGCCGGGGACCCCAGCTATCCAAAACCGAATCGGAGTGGTTATAACTTTTTCTTTGCTGAAAAGCATTATAAACTCAAATCACTGTACCCCAACAGAGAGAGGGAGTTCACTAAAATGATAGGAGAGTCTTGGAACAGTCTCAGTCCAGAAGAAAGGATG GTGTACCAGAACATTGGATTGAAAGACAAGGAAAGATACAGGAGAGAATTGAAAGAGTACAAAGAGAGACTGAAGCTGAGGCAGGAGGGTGGGGAAGTTGACAAACCTCATTACTAA
- the LOC108453409 gene encoding mechanosensitive ion channel protein 8-like isoform X1 encodes MEPLRKSLKSYCSSAKQQQNPEQQPLLVHSDDSHTAESFDARKQREEVVVNIDDCSDAAVKENGNNTSRVQQPSGSSKKSKVSFHEVLTEAVRQKSKDVSGQAPQWSSGLGGGQFLRCDSTDYLRQNSWRQLVNKTKSRLLDPLEDRYGRSNSMYSEDEFKENNNDEGDNPDEYKALKFNLLTILQWLSLVLIIAALVCSVSIPGIKSLRLCDLQLWKWEIMVLALICGRLVSGWGIRLVVILIERNFLLRKRVLYFVYGLRKPVQNSLWLGLVLLVWRLIINDKVQEETDSKVLPYVTKILICFLVATLIWLVKTLLVKVLASSFHVKTFFDRIQEALFNQHVLEILSGPPLFDKEEEQDNEPEIEDSQNTSTLPPRTEAAQKTSKVKNSPRISKLISKRKAENIQLDHLQKLNQKNISAWNMRRMINMVSRRNLTTLDEQILNCERDDESSVQIRSEHQANEAANKIFQNVAKPESQYIYITDLMRFMGRDEAIKALQVFGAGSEDEEINKASLTNWLVMGVEFPSFFFCLKLFRDTLKDLFFIFKVNAFRDRKALALSLNDTKTAVDELHNMLNIVVAIIIIIIWLIILGIPVSHFLVFISSQLLLVVFIFGNTCKTVFEAIIFLFIMHPFDVGDRCEVDGVQMVVEEMNILTTVFLRYDGQKLVYPNSLLSTKPIGNFYRSPDMVETLQFCIHVSTPPEKIATMKERIIGYIESREHHWHRNPLLVVTDVEEMNKLKFSVSSKHKMNYQNMAERWIRRGHLLEETIKILKELDIEYRLLPMDVNVRNMPNLVSHRLPSNWSTCLS; translated from the exons ATGGAACCCTTGAGAAAGTCTTTGAAATCATACTGTTCTAGTGCAAAACAGCAACAAAACCCTGAACAGCAACCTCTCCTGGTTCACTCCGACGACAGTCATACGGCAGAGTCCTTTGATGCTCGCAAGCAGAGAGAAGAAGTGGTCGTCAACATAGACGACTGCAGCGATGCTGCTGTCAAGGAAAATGGGAACAACACCTCAAGGGTTCAACAACCTTCAGGTTCATCCAAGAAATCCAAAGTTTCATTTCATGAAGTGTTGACTGAAGCTGTGAGGCAAAAGAGCAAGGACGTCTCAGGCCAAGCACCCCAGTGGTCTTCTGGTTTGGGTGGAGGACAGTTTTTGAGGTGTGATTCAACTGATTATCTTCGTCAAAACTCATGGAGGCAATTGGTGAATAAAACCAAGTCCAGGTTGCTTGACCCACTTGAGGACCGATATGGAAGGAGCAACAGTATGTACTCTGAAGACGAGTTCAAAGAAAATAACAATGACGAGGGAGACAATCCAGATGAATACAAGGCACTGAAGTTCAATTTACTGACgatacttcagtggttaagtctGGTTCTAATTATAGCAGCCTTAGTTTGTAGTGTCTCCATCCCTGGTATCAAAAGTCTAAGGCTTTGTGACCTTCAGTTATGGAAATGGGAGATAATGGTTTTGGCATTAATCTGTGGACGACTTGTTTCGGGATGGGGAATCCGATTAGTTGTGATCCTCATCGAGCGCAATTTTCTTCTGCGAAAACGAGTTCTCTATTTCGTGTATGGATTGAGAAAACCTGTTCAGAACAGCCTCTGGTTAGGTCTCGTATTGCTGGTGTGGCGTTTGATAATAAATGACAAAGTCCAGGAGGAGACCGACAGCAAGGTGTTACCATACGTAACCAAGATTCTCATATGTTTCTTGGTGGCTACCTTGATATGGCTCGTCAAAACCCTCCTTGTTAAAGTCCTTGCTTCATCATTCCATGTAAAAACCTTCTTTGACAGGATCCAGGAAGCTCTTTTCAATCAACACGTCCTTGAGATACTCTCTGGTCCTCCCTTGTTTGACAAAGAAGAAGAACAGGATAATGAACCCGAGATTGAGGACTCACAAAATACCAGCACCCTTCCTCCAAGGACTGAGGCAGCACAAAAAACCAGTAAGGTCAAGAATAGTCCCAGGATTTCAAAGCTAATATCTAAGAGGAAAGCTGAGAATATCCAACTCGACCACCTTCAGAAGCTGAATCAGAAGAATATATCAGCTTGGAATATGAGGAGGATGATTAATATGGTTAGCCGCAGGAACTTGACTACCCTGGATGAGCAGATACTCAACTGTGAGAGAGATGATGAATCATCAGTGCAGATTAGAAGTGAACACCAAGCAAACGAAGCAGCTAACAAGATTTTCCAGAATGTTGCTAAGCCAGAGTCTCA ATACATTTACATTACAGACCTTATGCGCTTTATGGGTCGAGATGAAGCTATAAAGGCATTGCAAGTCTTCGGAGCAGGAAGTGAAGACGAAGAAATCAACAAGGCATCTCTCACCAATTGGCTGGTAATGGGAGTGGAATtcccttcttttttcttttgtcttAAGTTGTTTAGAGACACACTAAAAGACCTTTTTTTCATCTTCAAGGTCAATGCCTTCAGAGACCGAAAAGCACTTGCATTGTCCCTAAATGACACAAAAACTGCCGTGGATGAACTCCACAACATGTTGAACATCGTAGTAGCCATTATCATTATCATAATTTGGCTCATCATACTAGGAATCCCTGTCTCCCACTTCCTTGTTTTCATAAGCTCACAACTTCTTTTGGTGGTGTTTATCTTCGGGAATACATGCAAGACTGTATTTGAAGCAATAATCTTTTTATTCATTATGCATCCATTCGATGTGGGTGATCGCTGCGAGGTGGATGGAGTGCAG ATGGTAGTAGAAGAAATGAATATATTAACCACAGTGTTCTTAAGGTATGATGGCCAAAAGCTTGTATATCCGAACAGCTTATTGTCTACCAAGCCCATCGGAAACTTCTACCGAAGTCCAGACATGGTTGAAACACTTCAATTTTGCATCCATGTTTCAACTCCACCAGAGAAGATTGCCACCATGAAAGAAAGAATTATTGG GTACATAGAGAGCAGGGAGCACCACTGGCATCGTAACCCACTGCTGGTTGTCACGGATGTAGAAGAGATGAACAAGCTGAAGTTTTCGGTATCGTCGAAGCACAAAATGAACTACCAAAACATGGCGGAGAGATGGATTAGGAGAGGCCATTTACTTGAAGAAACGATTAAAATACTTAAAGAGCTTGACATTGAATATCGGTTGCTGCCTATGGATGTGAATGTGAGGAACATGCCTAATTTGGTTTCACACAGGCTGCCTTCAAATTGGAGTACTTGTCTTAGCTAA